A single region of the Triticum dicoccoides isolate Atlit2015 ecotype Zavitan chromosome 2B, WEW_v2.0, whole genome shotgun sequence genome encodes:
- the LOC119368846 gene encoding thioredoxin-like protein YLS8: MSYLLPHLHSGWAVDQAILAEEERLVLIRFGHDWDETFIYGLFYYFMDEVLSGVAETIKNFAVIYLVDITEVPDFNTMYELYDTSTVMFFFRNKHIIIDLGTGNNNKINWAMKDKQEFVDIVETVYRGARKGRGLVIAPKDYSTKYRY, encoded by the exons ATGTCATATCTGCTCCCGCACCTGCACTCCGGCTGGGCCGTGGACCAGGCCATCCTCGCCGAGGAGGAGCGCCTAGTGCTAATCCGCTTCGGCCACGACTGGGACGAAACTTTTATTTACGGTTTATTTTATTACTTT ATGGATGAGGTGCTATCAGGGGTGGCTGAGACCATCAAGAACTTTGCCGTGATCTACCTTGTTGACATCACCGAGGTTCCTGACTTCAACACCATGTATGAGCTGTATGACACGTCAACGGTTATGTTCTTCTTCCGCAACAAGCACATCATAATTGATCTTGGGACAGGAAACAACAACAAGATCAACTGGGCAATGAAAGACAAGCAAGAGTTTGTTGACATCGTGGAGACCGTCTACAGAGGAGCTCGTAAGGGCCGTGGTCTGGTGATTGCTCCCAAGGATTACTCCAC